The following coding sequences lie in one Arachis ipaensis cultivar K30076 chromosome B03, Araip1.1, whole genome shotgun sequence genomic window:
- the LOC107633669 gene encoding putative ETHYLENE INSENSITIVE 3-like 4 protein: MHVSIYITLSYFNHIIPSLSLISSTYQTSMVQIHEEEMDVEGVDYEELKKRMWKDRMLLQKLKEKRPKHDDQEEASRRKKMARAQDSILKYMVKIMQVCNGQGFVYGIVTEKGKPITGSSESLREWWKDQVKFDQSAPLAISKYLPSGLLDHENGDLYASSSMHLLNELQDTTLGSLLSALMQHCVPPQRRYPLDRGLAPPWWPKGNELWWGEQGLLAQQQGPPPYRKPHDLKKAWKVSVLAAVIKHMSPDLDKLRSLVAHSKTLQAKMTAKDTATWSKVVNHQQSLSQITPPSPSSTETSKRKSSVFDFDDGGADIDDNNSKQMYACQNAECPQSELCMGFPDKNSRMNHESLCAYRTEQPHVLDDDTKLLDDLMNMDLAWYHDDNNHFGNEDLVAYELAETAAGATIPQDYGLFSLNAGIHEDLGLHASSELHLEAGGDNKNNMLEALNLI; encoded by the coding sequence ATGCACGTATCTATATATATAACCCTCTCTTACTTTAACCACATTATTCCATCTCTTTCTCTCATCTCTTCTACCTACCAAACTAGCATGGTGCAGATACACGAAGAAGAAATGGACGTAGAGGGCGTGGACTACGAAGAGCTGAAGAAGCGCATGTGGAAGGACCGCATGCTGCTCCAGAAGCTGAAGGAAAAGCGTCCTAAGCACGATGACCAAGAAGAAGCCTCGAGGAGGAAGAAGATGGCACGTGCTCAGGACTCCATCCTCAAGTACATGGTCAAGATCATGCAAGTCTGCAACGGTCAGGGCTTCGTCTACGGCATCGTCACTGAGAAGGGAAAGCCCATCACTGGCTCCTCTGAGAGCCTCCGCGAATGGTGGAAGGACCAAGTTAAGTTTGATCAGAGCGCTCCCCTCGCCATCTCCAAGTACCTTCCATCAGGATTACTGGATCACGAAAATGGTGACTTGTATGCAAGTTCCTCCATGCATCTCTTGAATGAACTCCAGGATACTACCCTGGGTTCTCTCCTCTCCGCGTTGATGCAGCACTGTGTGCCACCGCAGAGAAGGTACCCTCTTGACAGAGGGCTGGCTCCTCCGTGGTGGCCCAAAGGCAACGAGCTATGGTGGGGTGAGCAGGGCCTTCTGGCCCAGCAACAAGGCCCGCCCCCTTATAGGAAGCCCCATGACCTCAAGAAGGCATGGAAGGTTTCCGTCTTGGCTGCCGTCATCAAGCACATGTCTCCTGATCTCGATAAGCTTAGAAGCTTGGTGGCTCACTCCAAGACCCTGCAAGCCAAGATGACTGCCAAAGACACTGCCACGTGGTCCAAGGTTGTCAACCACCAACAATCCCTCTCACAAATCACTCCACCATCCCCATCATCCACTGAAACCTCCAAGAGGAAGAGTAGTGTGTTTGATTTCGATGATGGTGGTGCTGATATTGACGATAACAATAGTAAGCAGATGTATGCATGTCAAAACGCTGAGTGTCCGCAGAGTGAGTTGTGCATGGGGTTCCCGGACAAGAACTCAAGGATGAACCATGAGTCCCTATGTGCCTACCGCACGGAACAACCCCATGTTCTTGATGATGACACCAAATTATTGGATGATTTGATGAACATGGACCTAGCATGGTACCATGATGATAATAATCATTTTGGGAACGAAGATCTTGTTGCCTATGAGTTGGCTGAGACTGCAGCGGGTGCCACCATACCACAAGACTATGGACTCTTCAGTTTGAATGCTGGCATTCACGAAGATCTTGGATTGCATGCATCATCAGAACTCCACTTGGAAGCAGGAGGAGATAACAAGAATAACATGCTTGAAGCCTTGAACTTAATCTAA
- the LOC107633671 gene encoding type I inositol polyphosphate 5-phosphatase 5, with protein sequence MSYFYAACSNSTCTISNDNNSKMTKASDPSISPIRQISAASSPDVTTNKNDKKKRSLFPKIFGSKRTGRGSDDDAFTKPHEEGDQGVTLDLEKKIEFGRKSFMEVSPFMRKSFSERETSPGIEGLNLSTFERPMGPETERQSFRIFVATWNVGGKSPNYDLNLQDFLLVEGSADVYVLGFQEIVPLSAGNVLVIEDNEPAAKWLTLISQALNRPRNEHNDSYDSNLKNSRELKGPTSLNFFQKSSLKVVSKSFRAEGSCLLKACNCPVESPISRDRRRGRKFSDPVSKIDNEIHGETSMEELLSIAEIPMNSQNKYSLISSKQMVGIFLTVWAKNELVPHIGHLRIDTIGRGIMGCLGNKGCISMSMTIHQTSFCFICSHLASGEKEGDEIKRNADVAEILKGIQFPRICKNPCAKAPEKIVDHERIIWLGDLNYRVALSYEETRTLLEDNDWDTLLEKDQLNMEREAGRVFNGFQEGRIVFAPTYKYSQNSDSYAGETVKSKRKRRTPAWCDRILWRGKGIEQLSYIRGESRFSDHRPVCAIFSVDVEVRNRNNRFRKGYSYAHPRLEFEDVIPQRHSFYD encoded by the exons ATGTCGTATTTTTACGCTGCTTGTTCCAATTCTACTTGTACCATTTCAAATGATAATAATTCTAAAATGACCAAAGCCAGCGATCCTTCCATCAGCCCTATCAGGCAAATCTCTGCAGCCTCTTCTCCCGATGTTACTACCAACAAGAATGACAAGAAAAAGAGG TCTCTCTTTCCCAAGATTTTCGGTTCAAAGAGAACTGGGAGAGGCTCAGACGATGATGCTTTCACCAAGCCACATGAGGAAGGAGATCAAGGAGTTACTCTCG ATTTGGAGAAGAAGATTGAATTCGGAAGAAAATCTTTCATGGAAGTATCTCCCTTCATGAGAAAAAGCTTCTCAG AAAGGGAGACTAGCCCAGGAATCGAAGGCCTAAATTTGTCTACTTTTGAACGACCTATGGGTCCAGAAACTGAAAGACAGAGTTTTAG GATATTTGTTGCAACTTGGAATGTAGGAGGAAAGTCGCCAAACTATGATCTGAACCTTCAAGATTTCTTGCTGGTGGAGGGCTCTGCAGATGTATATGTATTGGG ATTTCAAGAAATAGTTCCTCTTAGCGCTGGGAATGTATTGGTAATTGAAGACAATGAACCGGCAGCAAAGTGGTTAACATTGATAAGTCAGGCACTAAACAGGCCAAGAAACGAGCACAATGATTCGTATGATTCGAACCTGAAGAACTCGAGGGAGTTGAAGGGGCCTACAAGTCTGAACTTTTTTCAGAAGTCGTCACTGAAAGTTGTGAGTAAGAGCTTCAGGGCAGAGGGTAGCTGCCTCCTTAAGGCATGTAATTGTCCAGTGGAATCTCCAATCAGCAGAGACAGAAGGAGGGGGAGAAAGTTTAGTGACCCTGTTAGTAAGATAGATAATGAGATTCATGGTGAGACTAGCATGGAAGAGTTGCTCTCCATTGCAGAGATACCAATGAATTCCCAAAACAAGTACTCCCTTATATCAAGTAAGCAAATGGTTGGCATTTTTCTTACTGTATGGGCTAAAAACGAGTTGGTACCTCATATTGGCCATCTTAGAATAGATACTATTGGAAGAGGAATCATGGGTTGCCTAGGTAACAAG GGGTGTATATCAATGAGCATGACAATACACCAAACAAGCTTTTGTTTCATCTGTAGTCACTTGGCTTCTGGGGAGAAAGAAGGTGATGAGATAAAGAGGAATGCTGATGTAGCTGAGATCCTCAAAGGGATACAGTTCCCTAGGATTTGCAAGAACCCTTGTGCTAAAGCCCCTGAAAAGATTGTTGACCATGA ACGAATAATATGGCTAGGTGATTTGAACTATCGGGTGGCTTTGAGTTATGAGGAAACAAGGACCCTCTTGGAGGATAATGACTGGGACACATTGTTAGAGAAAGATCAA TTGAACATGGAAAGAGAGGCAGGAAGGGTGTTCAATGGATTCCAAGAGGGAAGGATCGTATTTGCACCAACTTACAAGTATTCTCAAAATTCAGATTCCTATGCCGGAGAGACGGTCAAATCCAAGAGAAAACGCAGAACTCCAGCATG GTGTGATAGAATACTATGGCGTGGTAAAGGCATTGAACAACTATCATATATACGAGGAGAGTCAAGGTTCTCTGACCACAGGCCTGTTTGTGCTATCTTCTCTGTGGATGTGGAAGTTAGAAATAGAAACAACAGGTTCAGGAAGGGTTACTCCTACGCTCACCCAAGACTTGAATTCGAAGACGTAATACCTCAAAGACATAGTTTCTATGATTAA